The Aphis gossypii isolate Hap1 unplaced genomic scaffold, ASM2018417v2 Contig00557, whole genome shotgun sequence sequence TTCCTCTGCATGGTCATCAATAAGAATAGATAACGGTTTCATGCCTTCGCCTGGtgcaaaagaaacaaaatcatAGTTTTCAATCATCGTGTCCATTGATTCCGGATTGATTGGTTCAATATTTGTGTCTTCATCGTCTGTTTCTTCACTTTCGTGATCTGAGCTGTTTTCCAAACTTTTTGTTGTTTCTGACACATGCGCCAGCCAATCTTTGTCTATTTCCGCATCTTTATATAGaggttttttaatcaaatcattCAATGCTGATACTACTAATGATGGtctgacatttttataaagataatgttgtttaaagcacgattttctttttaattttaccttcaTCATCTTAACTGCAGCTAAATTTTCGGCACGCCTTGGCAAAATAGATGAGTCTTAGTCAAATCTATTGGAACATTGATAACGTTACCTTTGATTTTTAGCTGTCCATCACTGCGAagacatttgaatattttcataaacggTTATCTAAGGGAAACCATttgcttttttatttgatttaattgcgTAACTGAAGACGGAACACTGTTTAACTCATAACCAATTCCTATGTACAACGGAGGAACTTTGAAGTTTTTTATATGCGGAAGACAACTTGTTTATATCGTCACAGTACTCTTGGCATCACTTGGAATTGACATCTCCAATCGATTGAAGATACCAGAGTTGCATTTATTGATACTGGATGAGTAACGTAATCTATGAcacgaataacatttttctgatAAACCTTGAgaccttttcaaaatatattcagataTCAAAACATCTTCCTTCTGTCTGGTTTCGTTTAATTTTTGCCGTTctagttttttataagatattgaatttggtgttttctttttaatggATACATTTTGACATAGGCTACTATCTGATGGTACCTAATCTTAGCTTTCTAATGTTtcgaacattttgaatttgatatgtttttttgaaaactggatTTTTCATTCGTTTCAATCTGTTCTTCACACTGGCGATCTGGTTGGCTTTTTTAACATCCGGATCTTGCAGTTGTTTCAACATGCTTTTACGACTGGCGATCTGGTTAGTTTTTTTACATTCGGATCTTGCAGTCGTTTCAACATGCTCTTACGACTGGCGATCTGGTTAGCTTTTTTAATATCCGGATCTTGCAGTCGTTTCAACATGCCCTCACGACTGGCGATCTGgtttgctttttttaaaattgggtctttcaatcgttttattgtactttttaaatttaacaattttctttgatttgtaGCAACAATACCATCAGACGCACGGCTTAATTGTTTTCTCAATTTATCCTTTTCAAGTTCTTGcaaatgaagaaaaatgttttcgcGTGATATTTGTATTGcttctttttattttgtgaacgTTTACTCGGACGTcccattttatgaaaataaatatatatatatatatatatatattagacaaaaaaaataaataaaaataaacttacagctaaaaaaaactttaatactaaaagtttaaaaaaaaaaaattacaaaaacaacaacaactgcTACCTCTgtcaaccaaaaaaaaatacaaaattagctGATAATTagagtatatagtattataaaagaattaatttgaaaattacctTAACACAAGTCGCAATCACAGaaatccatataatataagcagaATCGATAATGATCTAagacaaaattatgaattttaccaaaaagaaatatataataaaaacatttgaatgtTAGTAGCACCACTTATAGTAGTGTAAGGCCACAACCTTGAAATTGTTGACTACATGTtggtatacaaatttataccaaattcctaatttattcattctcctttattaaacaaagtagttgtttttttaataaataataaatatatctaatattttaaaaattaggtaaaattaaaatattaaataatatctcttACTTTAttctaataagtaaaatatgtaaaaagaacataaaaaataaactttaaaattaattatgttttgtttacatttcttatgaaTAAATCGTTAACAAattgatgttattttattaccaggaaaagtaattagaatattgatttagttattttagttaattaataataaattcaataatgtaattttgtaatttattgttatttgattatgataaaaaatgtgttaatatttttttttaaacaggaCTTAgtaagacaaaaaaataaagtgttttGTATTCTACACACGttcttatgtttttaataaaaactaatatcatattttagtattatgagtaattgttataaattcacTTACTTAATATAAGTTCATTACTGTCAAAtactcaaatttattttattacttcattaaacgatatattaatatttttaatttaattatttttatagaaaacacatggatataaatatatattatgatataatataagttgttaGACAACTATCAATCCCTCTATTTCAGATTTGTGACTTAACCAAGATTACACTAACCTAttgatatacaaatttaaacacatatatatgacaataatattatccattcaATTACCTAGCAAAATTGACTGatctaaatgtttaatataaatagtatacaatagtaggtacaatagtattcaataaacaaattctaaatattttatggaaacAATAaacgttcagaatctaaaactaaagagctttatttatattaaactattataggtatttattattgttcaacataaaaatcataatatacgacTCAGTATAATACGAGTACTTTTTAATTGGTAATCGGTCAAAAAGTCTATGGAAAAAAAGTCCGAACACATTTTTAGtgtcaaaatacaaattattctattaaattttcatttataattatcgagataattatataatttattattcattttaatcaattttaataggtaactaGATACGTGTATTTATCTAGAATCTAGAtctatataatgtttgttattttatataataatcatggtaatattgattattccttgtacataatataattttatggtagAGAACATGTTAACATGTAGACATACAGCCACATATCATAGCGATAGATATATCTTAGATCATATACGATCTAAgagctatttaatataatataatatataggtaattaactaTAGTAGATTtccgttatattttttttagttatacgaaataataagaataagaaaatagaaaaaaatatgatatagtgCGGCCAGCGAAACTAGAAGCTTGACGGTCACGCTACCGGTGAGCGTTTTCGTAAAATCCAGGGACTCCAAATATTTTGGTTGCTTGAGGAGCTGCGCGATCTTTTTTCGAAATGAAGCATTCTTCGTACCTCTAGTAAAAAACGGCCACCGGGAGCTTGGTCTTCAAGCTTCTAGTATCGCTGGcctgactataatataatacgtacctatatgtacagccatttttaaattttaaaaataaatattaattataaagaatattttgtatttttcgaCTTTTTGTTAGAAACTAAATAATGTGCTTAGACTTTttgtcaaactttttttaaaacggaTTTTTCTTCagcgattaattttaattaattgctgtattcataaaatgtacaatgtacctacatacacactacacaacttgataaaggaaaaaaaaaatttctcatacATGAGGAAATTCTTGACATgggtactaatataataatataatatattatatatacaggaATCGATGATTGCAAAAGCGTCATATGAgacttatttaaaacttatggataattgataaaaactgtataatataaatatttttgaaaaataaattaattagagaaaaagtatttattaaaatatatcatacacctacttataatactaCAACTATAAAGACGGTTTTTTCACTCAAAAACACATGATATGACTATAACAGTATATACGTTTTTACTAACATCTcagtttcaaaaaatatatgactcGTGACGTTTCTAAAAACATCGATTCACAAATTGTTTTACTGAGCATAATATTCAGTttagcatttaaaaattattgaagcaTAAACTTATGACAATTTgtgaaaaactataattataaaatataaataattataaataatttatcaatatgagACATGAGTAGATTtacgatgaaaaaaataatttaaaaaaaaaaaacataatatggagaccaaattataattataatttgagttTTGTGTAGTATTCTCAAGCTTTAAATACCACGCaaagtaatatttacaattaagagGACGCCACACACCCGAAATATTTTACCGAAATCATGTTTCACGCGGGATCAGTGTTTGAAGCGTGTGATAATAGTATGGACACCAAATTGTCACACTATATAGATCAGAAGTTTATCTGTGTCATAgcgtcgtttttttttaaaaatacttaactcaaaaatttttaatttaattttgaaaaacataaaaaaaaacaaattttcaaaaccttTTTAAGGTAGAACTAATTAAGATATCGGAAAAAAACGACACTATGACACAGATAAACTTCTGATCTATACAGTGTGAAAATTTggtgttcataatattaccaaACGCTTCAAACACTAATCCCGCGTGAAACGTGtttttctttgaatatttacaaaactacAGTTTTCGTCGTCTACAGCAGTGCTGCGACAACCCGTGGCGTTTCGGTGAACAAGATTTTTCCCCCACCATACTCGTACATACATGATCATATCGTTATCGGCCCGGTGCCCGACGTCTGGGCTTCCGTCGTCGATTCTAATTATCCTAAGAATAgtcagataataataataataataacagaattattgatatatagaCAAATTctataaacgattattatagtgtttgaTATAAATCAGATAGGTAatcaattaaactattaaactgTTGTTTAGTCTGTCATAAGCTTATGGTATAAGTATTGATGTATGTGAATTTGTGATtttgatttgtaaaaatatttaaagtgttTTTCATGaacgttaatataaattaaaatatttgcgatgtctccaaaaaaaaaaatagaactatTAAAAGATGTACGGGAAGAGTAACTTTAAGTACGCGTATGAAAAAAGTTCGTAGGGGCAATCAACAAAACTTacagtaagtatataatattataatatgttgtattaggatttaatgaattttaataattaatcaataataaaaaatagaatttaaataagttaagataacaattatgaaatatagtgtttttaaatttttatattttagttagcatagtaatcaaaacatagtagtaagaaatgtaaataaaattagttattaattaggttaaaataataattacgtaagTTAAGgtgtaaattagtataatacaatcgATAATTACtcaattgtaaatttagtatataagaGATATGGTTAAGGCAGAAAAGGGGTCAGTGGTGGTGATCGTGTGACTCGATCACCACCGGACGTcgcgtttaaataaaatagttcacATCATTTTTggttattctttattttggtatacatCCGAGTAATCGGAGTATACgacaaatatatactataggtaccaataatgaatatctattttattcaaaaaaaataataatgatttttttatgtaaaattaagtaggtaaagtaaataatgattgtaaatAACAATGGTAATTATTAGGGCTGGGATTTTAGTGTCCTTAAAATATcgtattcatgattttgacgaatttttgtcaatttttgaacttcaaatgctaataaaaaaaaattgtgactatgtattcttataatttttgaatcactataagactaacttatgaggaactttgtattaaattttaaagtattttaactccgccaaaaatttttatcgatatttataaaacaaaaaactaaacaaaaacgaatattccaaatgcctataaatagcattaaaataagttaaatattttgaaaattaaatcatgtaaataaaatgacaatctaaattattggtgaaattttcaagtctctacaacttataatttttgaattataataaatattaaaaatcgtttgagaatAAATCGTTACCTTTTcgcaatttcataaaaatttaaaattcaaacgcacataacatttttctataatgataTTTGGTGTTTTCTTTATGACCACTTAAAGGAAAACttagtattgaattttttaaccttagatataaacacaaaaaattgtatgatttttcaactacaaaattacttgcaaattttctaactataaacgtttataaaaaaaaaatgtaactaacaatttctgatattttttaactacactaagagcaactcataaggaaccttgtattaaattttcaagtttttttggtcatacaacatttttttatttaccctTCAAGGGGCTTCAGgtttttcaaaaagtaatgCCCTCCTGTAGTCCACCAATAAGTTCACtcatagataaaattatgtaaaactttatattagattttcaagtattttaactcAGCCAACATTTTTTCGttaactggttttgcgtaaaaattcacgtttttcatatttttttttcacggcGAATTTGAAAACTACCaaaaatttttcagttttgacctctataatgcaccaataGGATATTCACTTCGCTATCGGAAACCCACCCTGAATGTTgaaaactgaaatattatttagacaaGATGGTATACGCACAcgaaaattttttcaaaaattatcaaaatgcaTAGGctcaattttgtatttcaacTAGTAATCCTGtagtacacagacacacaaaaaaaaataataaacatcattgtaaaattaatatattcattactcgtttatctttaaattctaaaatattatgtaattatgttcattatattatatagaattataaatacaaatcagCTATTAGAAACACCAGAACCAATGAACTTAGGTATATCTAATACGTCTGGTTTGACAGACCAACCTATTAATGTTGACTGCATAACACAATTGCAGTTGCAAACTTGTGGCTTTTCGCTTGTTAGTACGCCATGTAAGGATATAATTGCTGATGTAAATAGTTCTGAAGTGGAATTGTTTGGTATATCTGACCCCAATGTTTCTGCTATTACTGACACAGCTTTACCTATTGAGTATGAAGATTCAAGAGAAGACGATACCATTATTAcaaagtacttatatattattattactacttacTAGGTTCTATAGGTATTACTACCTATGTCCTAAACAGTTGTACATActtgtttaaatatgttagcgattgtaaatattttttaggtcACTCGAAGGTCGTAGGATTGTTGATATACAACATTTATTCACACAAATTCAACAGAGTAAACATGACAAATTCGACTGTTCATTCATTGACATGGAATTTCAGAACGAAATTCGTAAAGGATTCAattcagtatttaaatttaagtgcaAAATTTGTGGTATACAATCTTCATTttattcagaaaatattaatgaatccAAGTACTTAGGAATTAACCTTGCAGTTATTAATGGTACTTTGGCTGTCGGTAtgtattttggaattttaaaccaaataaaatatttactttatacttgtatattttatagtttgaaggttaggttaggtcagAGGCGtgttaagaattatttattactgataAAAAAGACATCgagcttaattttttttattttgtgggGAGTTCAGATATGGAGGACATCCCccctaaaaaaatacactacTAATAATTAggtctatatatatttttaattttagattctgaacggagtgaagaatgtattgattttacaataatgtatgtttttttgtttttttttttttttgtgtctgtgtacagcataactagtcgaaataatgctccaatttcaaactatgagggtggtttccgatgtaaaattgaatatccttggtgcattataaaggtaaaaagttaacattttccaacagttttcaaaaaaatcgagaaaaacaaaaaaaaaatgacggaaaaacggcaatttttacgcaaaaccagttttcgaccaaatagattttttttatggttgtaattcaaaaactaatcactgaaaatacttgaaattttcaccaaatgttaatgtcagtggtatctgtatatagttaaattttcaaaaaattttgactttttttgtgttatttatagaccactgaaattttcgatttttttgagaaattttttttaaagtgtcgataaaaaaaatttggatgaccaaaaagttttgaaaatttaatacaaggttccttatgagttgtttttattatagctaaaaaaaattaaaaatcgttagtcacaatttttttttataagcgtttttagttcaaatttttacaaaatctgtcgaaaactcgaaaatttgcaagtaattttgaagttgaaaaatcataaaatttttttcttttataactaagttttgaaaatttggtacaaggttctccatacatttttcttcaaatatctgtaaaaaaaactctaccggattcagacaaaaaatttttatgagtgtttgaaatttaaatttttacaaaaccgcgttaaataacagtttagcctcaaacgatttttgatacttgttataattcaaaaagtataagtcgtagatacttgaaaatcttaccagttatttagattggcattttatttacttgatttaattttcaaaatattttgagtttttttgagctatttatagacaattgaaattttcaatttttctgaaaatttttttttaaagggtcgataaaatttttttggccctatcaaaatacttgaaaattttatacaaagttcctcatatgttattcttatagtgattaaaaaattttaagaatacataggcacaatttttttttattagcatttgaagttcaaattttgacaaaaacttgtcaaaatcatgaatatttgcaaattattttgtagttcaaaattcataaaattgtttgtataggtagctaagagtagaaaatttaatacaagatttcttataagttttgcttcaaaaagctatagagaaaattttaagagtcattattggaaaaatgttttgagcgtttgagttttaaatttttatgaaatcggaatatttgtttcaaaatataatatatgacaatatttaattataatatattatagactgacaaatcatctccgttcagaatcgtttttcgtatacaatgatacttatcattgcattcaaatttaatctaccctagtccgaggtctaccccaccccctaatgtagagcagagcggtacccacttgccgacttttttttaatataatttctctttaagtttaaataggAATAGGTCAATCTCAACTTAGCGAATTTTGTGCCTCAGTAGAAATTCCCTCATTATCGTcaacattatacttaaataatttatctactgTGAGCAATGCTGTTAATGACgctcttattatatattagttgaAAAAAGCTGACGAAGAAGAGCGAAGATTAGCCATAGAAAGCGGAAATGTTGATGAGCAAGGAGTCCCTATGTACACTGTTATTGAGGATGGACAATGGTCCAAAAGAAGTTATAAGACCAAGTTCAACGCATTTTCTGGAGCTGtaagatacattttaatttttatcatacaaaagtgaaataataattttattttaggcagcaattattggtttaaaaacaaaaaaggtt is a genomic window containing:
- the LOC126554615 gene encoding uncharacterized protein LOC126554615; the encoded protein is MFIILYRIINTNQLLETPEPMNLGISNTSGLTDQPINVDCITQLQLQTCGFSLVSTPCKDIIADVNSSEVELFGISDPNVSAITDTALPIEYEDSREDDTIITKSLEGRRIVDIQHLFTQIQQSKHDKFDCSFIDMEFQNEIRKGFNSVFKFKCKICGIQSSFYSENINESKYLGINLAVINGTLALKKADEEERRLAIESGNVDEQGVPMYTVIEDGQWSKRSYKTKFNAFSGAVMETVV